In Zingiber officinale cultivar Zhangliang chromosome 9B, Zo_v1.1, whole genome shotgun sequence, the genomic window CGCTTACTGAGTTGAGGTTTAAGCTGTCGGACGGAAGGATTTCTGAACTTGGAGATGCAGCAGTTGcaggaggtggaggagccttcaCTTTGAGGTTGGGATTGTTGTTACCCTGAAGATTGCCTTCTTTTTTCTTGTTCAAAAACCGACCACCGCAGCCTCTTGCTCGGCGCATGGCATGAAGGTGACGCGATTCATGCAGATATGGCTGGATGGAACTAAACTGAATTAACAAAACCAATTTTTGcccatatgaactaatcatttcaaAGTTTTAAACAAGCATATTTACCACTATCGAAGAAACCACTAGTTAAAGATAGCATAATACTATTGAATGCCTGAAGTACTCATAGGTTTTTTTCATAATGGCAAGGCTCATTTTAACTTTCAACTAACATAGATTAAGCTTAACTGAAAATTCATATGTTCCCAAGGTAAATTTTCTTTCCTAGTATCTTTTGGAATCAGTCAAGATCTGACAATTCGCCCTTCAATTTTATTTGTTGATCAAGGGAAAGAAATGAAATGGTAACAAAAGGGAggcaaggaaaagaaaagaaataccaATTAGAGCACTAACAATAACAAAAAGGAGTTACGCAAATCCAACAGAGAGGAGGCAAGTGGCTAACCACGCGTGCTCCGACCAAAAATATGAAGGGGGAGATCAATGGCAAGCTGTAACTTGGGGCACTCTTTTCATTTTTGACTGACAactaatattataaaattttaattgaattgacATTCAAATTGtttaaaacatatttttagaGGCAAAGAAGCTTAGTAGAAGACAAGTATATGATTAAAATCTCATTTGAGTTGATCCCAATACACCTTTGAGTGTCGGCGAGGAATGGTACCAAAATCATACAATGATACTTTAAGCGTTGCTTTAAATAATGCACATAAGTTCTTTAACAACTATGATATAGTTTGTTAAATTTAGCTTAGATAAGGTTCACTTCTTCGACAGTTATAATCAATATCTAAAAATGACTATATCATAACAATTCTTTGAAATGCTTTAACAAGATTGATAAGTTCCGTCAAAATTTGTTTAGATAAGGACCAACTGTTCCCATGGTCACATACTAAAGAATGGCATTCTTCTACATTAGTTCTTATAGCATTGATGATAAAGGCATACCTTTCGAACTCTCTTTAATTTGTTCTCTTTCTCTGCCTTAGCACGAGCTCTGCGACGACGAAGAATTGCATTGAATTGCTTTGCATTTACGAAAACTGGTCCTTCAGAAGTCATATCGATAGGCAAAAGCATACGACcatgctgtaaaacaaaaacaaaaaaacttaTGATGCCAAACTTGAAATACATGAACTACAATGATTTTGAGAATTTCAACCTAAAGATCCTGGCCAACTGAACTGTGAAGTGTAGCCTACATAAACTCGGGATGAAGTCAAAAGGACCCAGACAATTACTATGTTTAAATGCATGGATTATGCAGTTTGATAAATGTATTGATCGTCACTGTCTTCTACAACAGGCATTAATGCACCAAAACCTTCTTGGGTTGCTTATGGTGTCACTAGTCTTTTAAATGTACTCATACCACCTACCATTCTAATTCACTAGAACACAAATAGATCCTTAAAATGGACAAAATCCTGCAGAAAAgtgactaaacataacttttatttCCGTAATAGAATCATAACAGACTAATATAAAAACAATGAGTTAGCTATAGTTTCTAAGTGTGCTCTCCTACATAAGAGATCCAACTATAGGATTGCCGCGAGACCTATTTGGCAACCAATTGACAAGTTATTACCTTTTTTAGGTAACCAATCTTCTAGCTGAGTcattgtaaaaataccaaataagaACCTACTAAGACAATATgcattctttctttcttttgttatTTTTCACGGGAAATAAATAGAATAAAAGACCTtattatcaaaagaagaagaaatgaaatgGGAAACGAACCGTCATTTGAGCACCATATGTTGGATATAGGCCATAAAACTGATCAGCACCAGGGTAACTAGGACAAACCTACACAAAGATCAGAAAATTTGACAATGAGCAAAACTAATACTAGTATGATTGTGATTAAACAAATTCAAAACAACTACTTAATTACAAGGAACTATAGCATGAAGGAAAAAACTATTTAGCTACCATAGACAGACCAAGCCCCTCTTTGAAATGACCTGGATTTTCTGGTAATGATGGCGGCAGAGAGAAGGGAACAAAATATTGCTGAGTCTTCTGCTCTCTTCCTGAGACCTTGGCAGCTAAAGGAGAAAAATACAGTAAAGGTCATATTACTCTGCGATCCGTAAGCAAATAGCGAGAAGGTTATACAAGGAATTGTCCAACAGCCTTACCACTTGATATAACATTATGCACAGAtataaacatggaaatttattACACATCAGTAGGAACCAACGTAAAATTAATTACAAAGCAGGTAGTTCCCTTTCCTGTTTACAAATGAATCACTATGCATAATAGAGAAATCTGTTACTACACTCCTGCCCCCATTTGAGCAGGTTTAGGAAGAGAAGAAGtcaaaatacaagagaagtgaGATCTAACTCATGAACTGATTCATTCCAGGACCACACACATAAAGCAACATCAAGCATGATTATACCGGCAGGCCCGTGAATGGTATGTAGCAGCGAAAGCATTACCTGGGAATAGTGAGGACCGACTCTGGTCACGTTTCTGGGGGATTTCAAGTCCCTGCCTTGTATCTACCAAGTGATTCATCTGTCCGGGGATGGCCGGAATCTGGTCCTCTCCATTGATATGGTCCACACCTACAGGCTTCAGGCAAAAAGGTTCTCCACAGGGAGGTTGAGATCTTACCATCCAAGGTACTAGAGTAGCATGGAATGTCTGTTGCTGACCAGTTCCATAATTCTTGAAGAAAGGTGATGTTTGCATCTCGTTAACTCCAAGCCCCAAATAAACATAAATCTGAACGGCCAAACCTATGTGTTCTACGAACGTCGAGTCCAATTCCAACTATGCTAGAAATTTGAGTTGCTCCAAACAGTGTTTGTCATGCTTTCCATCCACCACCTGCAGTTCGAAGATCAAAGTCTTGAACTAAAACAGTAAATGGATTGAAACCCTGAGAGTAAGATTCAGTCACTAAACAAACAACAACATCCCGCTAATACCAAGAAGGAAACGTGGTCCGAAAGGAACAACACCAAGTAGGTAAGCAAGTAGCCAGAACCCAACGATAGATAAGCATAAAAAACCCTTATTTACATAGTAAAGTAGAAGCTTTCCTCAAATGGTGGTTTCAGGCTTTCAAGCTGTCATCGATAGATACAAACACCCAAAAAAAGCTTTCAAATTTCCCACTTTACGATGAAAACTCACACGAAAGCGAGACGAGAAAAGGTGAAACAGCCCAAGGAGGAATTTTTCCCGCTAAACAGGCGAAAAAAAAAACACCCCCAATCTTCAATTATCAACACGGCACAAAGGAATCGAGGCAGCACCGAGAGCGAATCACAGGAATCCACAACAGGTACAGAAGGCGCAATCTTTAAAACCTAGCGCAAAGATTGGAGAGCAACCAGTAATCACTCACATTCCATCCAGATTAGCTGTCGTCGGGATCCCTCCAGCCATGCGGAAaagtgaggaggaggaggaggaggccaaTAGGCGAAGGAGAAGACTGAGAGAGGTGTCAAAGTGAAGCTTGTTACGAGAACATATAGATCTCCAATGCTCCATGTCCTAATAACTAACAAGAAGCATTAGGGGATTAATTAATACTTAATGGTGGATTATAGCATGGATTATGCACCACTAACTGGCTTTTTTCTAATCCTTTTACAGAACCTTTTTTTCCTTCTACCTTTAGTAGTGTTTTGCTTTGTTAAAAGCAAACTTGGATTAGGCTAATGCATTATAATTTGTTTATTGTTAATTTATTAGTTAACTAAGCAAATGGCAAGGAAAGCAAATGCCATCTCCCTCCCCTCAccaaattttttgaatttttttttgttaaattaataatATCAAAGTTATCAATCATATGACCCTTGATTACTTGTGAGGGTGTCCCTCGATGGATCTAATGGCTaacacatgaggtgttgtcataatgagatctagggttcgaatctcgataaaatctAGGTAAATATCTCCATTATGTGCTAGTCactttttcaaaggttaatagtcgtcCGTAATTTTCCTCCTCCGTATTAACCCTAGGACAGATTGACGGGGGGCGCTAGGgatgagcgtattcgtctttttgcCATAGTTAATTACTTGTGAGGGCATGGTTGCCATGGTGATCCATTTGCACTTTGATTGTCACTATTTTTCCActtataattttctttttgagAAATAAAAAGATTTCTTTGTCATTAAATAATAAAAAGTTCATTAGTCATGCATTCTCTCTTTTTTGAATTATAGGAGAAAAATATTAGATTGAGTATGATTTgatgattaaattttaatttagtgaCAATAATTTATTTTCATTCATTAATTTTGTTTTATCGATAATGATAGAGGGCAAAAAAACACCTCTTAATTATCTCACACTACATGTAATTAAATATGACCATCAATATTCCTAATCACGATTCACTTCCTAAGTAGAGCAGCATTATTAATTAAAGGAAACAAATGCACTTCCTAagtaattattaaattataaatgATGAAGAAATTAAGAGATATTAAGGATGATGTATGAAAATTAATTCCAATGAGACATCTGGGGAGAGGTCATTAATGGCTTTATGATATATTTCTTATGAGGCAACTACGAAAGGCAACCTAGAGCTTATCTCCTCTCTTTTATGTAAATATTTAAAACAAAAgcgtataaattttataaaaattgacATGGATTCATTGTTGGAATGAACTAAGTTTGTGTTTAGTGAAGGGTAATCAAGATTTACTTTTGTTTGGTAAAGTTTCAAACTTATAATACAATCTAATCTGTATaacctagaaattttttttataatttgaattacaaGGTTAATATCATGTAATCTGATTACATTATACTCCTAAGATTTAATATATCAAATATATCTCTAGTTCTTGTACCAACCGGTCATTGCCATCGTCGCTCCACCACCATCATCATCTGTCACGGTTAAGGATGTTGTCACTGTAGTCGACCATGCCCGCCAACCATCATCGGTAAAAGTCATGAgatgtttttattattttataataatataaattatattacttataaaaaatagaaataatataattaaagatTATATACATAGGATATAATTCTTTCACCAAGCATAAGGGCATTCCATATCAATTTTATAAATGCTAATTGTAATAAATATTTGCATAATTCATTAAACAATTTTATTtgagatatttttttattaaaaaagacTTAAATACCAAGGAATATAAGTCAACTTAACATTTGTTTACAAATTGTATGAATGATGTGATGTTCGAAGTGGATAAGTTGTTTAATTAATGAAAGTGTCCGGCGGACCAAAGTGAAATAAAGGATTTAAGTGGGAGGAGttttattcataaaaacttgtttccaaaaatttaatCTTTACTCTTATATAATAATCTATCATTTCAGTATCGACTATGTAACGCAACTGGTATATTTTGTAAGATGTTTCTGATGACCTACATAATAAtacgaaaaattcaaaaattaagtcCATACTTAATTTGGTTCAACTAtatatctaattaaattaaaattaaacaattCAGGTTGCCTTGTTAGTCTCATTAAAAAAATAGCAATAAATTTTTATAACAGTTTTTGTAATTTGAAATTATTAAAAGTTGCTTcgataattaatttttatgaaaatgcCTTCTCACTCTTCAGTCTTCCGGTGTTTTCCTCCACTCAACTGATTTCAACGCAGGATTAATCAAAACAAAAGATAACGATTTTTTTAACAGACTaagtatattaaaatttaatattcaaaTCGACCAGAGCCAATTGAATTAATCAAACTTTTTGTATTTTTCTAATTTACCATAAGTTGTAGACCAATTGATTGTCAGTCAATTGTTGACacgatcaatttaattaaaaattttcaataaatcAATTTATCAAATATTTCGATCTATTTAACATTTTACCGAATGATTTCTGCTCTGGCATCTTCTACCCCTGCCCCCTTCCAGTTTGATTTTCTTTCTCGTTTCTTAGAATTTCTTCTCTTTTTTAATTCCGATATCCaattttttatatcaattaattttgaaggTAATAGATTGTATGATCGGTCATCAGAGTAATATAGAAAGCACAAATGAATTTTAACATATGAATCCTGATGATCTAATATTATGAGTGATTCAAACATCGCAAGGAGCTTTGTATAAGTTTTGAATCCTCATTATAATCTCAAGCTCAGATCTCTTGTTCCATAAAAAAATAGACAAGGGGATAATCACTTGTAATTATGATCAGATCGTGATCGTGATCTTATTGTAATTAGTTGTGATCCCTCCTTGAGTTCATCATCCCCAGTTATAGTTTGGATCAGGGTGAATACCCCCCCCTCGCGTCGTCGTTGCTCAATGTCAGGCTACCTGGCCACTTGTCTACTGTCGGCGGTCTCCGGGCAGCCTCTGCCCACTCGTCCTGATCTAAATTATAACCTAGAGGGACGGTGAACCGAGAAAGATCGCAATCACGATTCGGCCACAATTGTAAATGGTTCATCTTCTGATCCACTTTTTTGTAGACTAAAAAAAATGAACCAAAGGATCTGTCCTCTACAACAATCTCATTCCCTCTAGGCTTTCCTATCcaattttctcttctttttttttaattcaggTATTCAATTTTTCATAccgattaattttgaaagtaatcgactttatgaaaaattttcatcAGCCATTAGAATAATGTGAAAAGCGTAAATGAATCCTAACGGATGACCCAACATCACGAGTGGTTCGAACACCACAAGATGCTTTATGTAAATTTTGAATTTACGATCTCATTCCCTCTTAGCTTCCCCTATctaattttctctctttttttaattcaaatatctaatttttgatactgattaattttaaaagtaatcgactttataaaatttttca contains:
- the LOC122022591 gene encoding nuclear transcription factor Y subunit A-10-like; amino-acid sequence: MQTSPFFKNYGTGQQQTFHATLVPWMVRSQPPCGEPFCLKPVGVDHINGEDQIPAIPGQMNHLVDTRQGLEIPQKRDQSRSSLFPAAKVSGREQKTQQYFVPFSLPPSLPENPGHFKEGLGLSMVCPSYPGADQFYGLYPTYGAQMTHGRMLLPIDMTSEGPVFVNAKQFNAILRRRRARAKAEKENKLKRVRKPYLHESRHLHAMRRARGCGGRFLNKKKEGNLQGNNNPNLKVKAPPPPATAASPSSEILPSDSLNLNSVSGGSNATGSEVSSVYAQEDVDRYHILRHLRPAIFHSLSDMIDGVHEGGNAIHGKWGGTPADACCGLLKV